In Cotesia glomerata isolate CgM1 linkage group LG1, MPM_Cglom_v2.3, whole genome shotgun sequence, one genomic interval encodes:
- the LOC123275176 gene encoding uncharacterized protein LOC123275176 has translation MHPAMQVRPSHPHKLGKLKPLTNVGAVGDSNNKLPPQELCLHVYDCKTNQKFLVDSGSIVSIIPASSISSRLEKSPLTLFAANSSAISTYGTKTVQLDLNLRRPFKWSFIIADVQTAIIGADLLTHHNLLIDLTNQRIIDPHTSLSTRGKTLAAETYNVSTIDSRLPSIYANLLQKYIEITKSISKPNLTNISYAHRIITRGPPTTARARKLGGEKAEATKAQIADMLDKGTIRSSNSPYASSIHLAKKKKSVCV, from the coding sequence ATGCATCCAGCCATGCAAGTTCGTCCCAGTCACCCCCACAAACTCGGTAAACTAAAACCGCTGACGAACGTCGGGGCAGTCGGCGACAGCAACAATAAACTACCGCCCCAAGAACTGTGTCTCCATGTCTACGACTGCAAAAccaaccaaaaatttttagttgacTCCGGTTCAATAGTCTCCATCATTCCGGCAAGCTCCATAAGCTCCAGACTTGAAAAAAGTCCACTCACACTGTTCGCTGCAAACTCCTCGGCCATCAGCACCTATGGAACTAAGACAGTCCAGTTAGATCTAAACTTGCGCAGACCTTTCAAATGGTCTTTCATCATCGCTGACGTTCAAACAGCCATCATCGGAGCCGACCTGCTTACACATCACAACCTATTGATTGACTTAACGAATCAGCGTATCATCGACCCGCACACGTCCTTGTCAACAAGAGGCAAAACACTAGCCGCAGAAACCTACAACGTCTCAACAATAGACTCAAGACTTCCAAGTATTTATGCGAATCTGCTCCAAAAATACATAGAGATTACGAAGTCGATCAGCAAACCTAACCTCACAAACATTTCTTACGCTCATCGAATAATCACTAGAGGACCACCAACCACAGCACGCGCGCGAAAGCTTGGTGGCGAGAAAGCTGAAGCAACAAAAGCTCAAATCGCAGACATGCTGGACAAAGGCACCATCCGATCCTCGAACAGTCCATATGCAAGCTCGATTCACTTggcaaagaaaaaaaaaagtgtgtgcGTGTAA
- the LOC123275253 gene encoding uncharacterized protein LOC123275253, with protein MIRTSKKDNKKVDPKNNNSDASSSTLCLANSAGCHHQGTHQTSQQFNLSTGSQQLQNNNQQQQTNNNGPIIPQPGLIPVTQQVPEQQVFAVSLNLPQFTADRPEIWFAIAEADFTANRITSDSQRYSQILKALQPNIQNQLWDIISNPPPQDKYLTLKNAILSRFADSRQTQLLKPLRDMTLGDKRPSQLLREMRELARGSINDDALHQLWKERLPAWIRPYLLVSPHINDFNGLADLADRLVLSMGNSLVYAVHNRDHSLSTGQSHLEQQMSELKLTMKSLQQDISNMKLQLQQQLLLINNLSQRKSRADQGYGRSIQGQGFDTQP; from the coding sequence ATGATAAGAACTTCTAAAAAAGACAATAAAAAGGTAGACCCTAAGAACAATAATTCGGATGCAAGCTCATCAACGCTTTGCTTGGCGAATTCGGCAGGGTGCCACCACCAAGGTACGCACCAAACGTCCCAACAGTTCAACCTCAGCACGGGAAGTCAACAACTGCAAAACAACAATCAACAACAGCAAACCAACAACAACGGTCCCATTATTCCACAACCTGGCCTGATACCGGTCACACAACAAGTGCCTGAACAACAAGTCTTTGCAGTTAGCCTCAACCTGCCACAATTCACCGCGGACAGACCTGAAATTTGGTTTGCCATCGCCGAAGCAGACTTCACAGCCAACCGCATCACCAGTGACAGTCAGAGATACAGTCAGATTTTGAAGGCCCTCCAACCCAACATCCAAAATCAGCTTTGGGACATCATCAGCAACCCACCACCTCAAGATAAGTATCTTACATTAAAAAACGCTATACTTAGCCGTTTCGCTGATTCTAGACAAACACAACTTCTTAAGCCCCTGAGAGACATGACACTTGGTGACAAGAGACCTTCGCAGCTCCTCCGAGAAATGCGTGAACTGGCAAGAGGATCAATCAACGACGACGCGTTACACCAGCTCTGGAAAGAGCGTCTTCCAGCCTGGATTCGTCCATACCTCCTGGTCTCACCTCACATCAATGACTTCAACGGCTTGGCGGACCTGGCGGACCGCCTCGTGCTCAGCATGGGCAACAGCTTGGTCTACGCTGTTCACAACAGAGACCATTCACTCTCTACAGGCCAGTCTCATCTCGAACAACAAATGTCAGAGCTTAAACTTACTATGAAAAGCCTTCAACAGGATATCAGCAACATGAAACTTCAGCTACAGCAGCAGCTCCTGCTGATCAACAATCTCAGCCAACGCAAATCCAGAGCTGACCAAGGCTACGGCAGATCGATCCAGGGGCAGGGCTTCGACACCCAACCCTAA
- the LOC123275316 gene encoding uncharacterized protein LOC123275316 → MHERKTGDEDIFYSNNDHVNLSKNNENKDSNHEDDDFDMIRLAILWQYYGYHLDEKNHPIQKKYFWENVVNDLISQKFNVNKIQCQNKWTSLYQSYKSCKDKTGRAPDSLKFYNEIDKFLGHKPANSSQHSLGSLPKKNNEENKENKENMSKKIGGKKGSDKKKKRSEDDEESRLSLKKAKLELAQEKLKVEKKKCELIRKYIQLREGWLELKFKINYLFICN, encoded by the exons ATGCATGAAAGAAAAACTGGTGATGAggacattttttatagtaataatGACCATGTAAATCTTTCCAAAAACAACGAAAACAAAGATTCAAATCATGAGGACGATGATTTCGACATGA TACGATTGGCAATATTATGGCAATATTATGGTTACCATTTAGACGAAAAAAATCATCCGATTCAGAAAAAGTATTTTTGGGAGAATGTtgtaaatgatttaataagtcaaaaattcaatgttaataaaatccaGTGTCAAAATAAATGGACGAGCCTGTATCAAAGTTATAAATCCTGTAAGGACAAAACGGGACGAGCTCCAGATTCAttgaaattttacaacgaGATTGATAAATTCCTGGGACATAAACCAGCAAACTCGTCGCAACATTCACTGGGTTCGTTACcgaagaaaaataatgaagaaaataaagaaaacaaagaaaatatGAGCAAGAAAATTGGAGGTAAAAAAGGGTCTGACAAGAAGAAAAAACGCTCTGAAGATGACGAAGAAAGCAGACTTTCACTGAAGAAAGCAAAACTTGAATTGGcgcaagaaaaattaaaagtggaAAAGAAAAAGTGtgaattaataagaaaatatattcaactTCGAGAGGGGTGgcttgaattaaaatttaaaataaactacttgtttatttgtaattaa